From one Marinobacter sp. LV10MA510-1 genomic stretch:
- a CDS encoding class I SAM-dependent methyltransferase, translating into MEITTTELQALEQAISKSVKDNADKFTRDLVIIQNRLYSQLESLSWLQRRLAIKGQLPPLRGWAASPDVLLRLHTHIMATRPRVVVEFGSGASTLVIADALRQNGTGKLISMEHSDYYGAQTLETLEAEQLQGWVDLRVGDLEPWEGEHLNPDSAEKPSRWYTKSLLDDIEQVDLLWVDGPPGATCLFSRYPALPALADKLSPHAEVWLDDTIRQEEQDICERWAKDGGFVLSYYPLEKGLGRLIRKGSETNAVSEPASPDDLFDFSISDDQQG; encoded by the coding sequence GTGGAAATCACCACCACCGAGCTACAAGCCTTAGAACAGGCGATATCGAAGTCGGTTAAAGATAATGCCGATAAATTTACCCGCGACTTGGTCATTATTCAAAACCGTCTTTACTCCCAGCTTGAAAGCCTCTCCTGGCTACAGCGCCGCCTGGCCATCAAAGGCCAGTTGCCGCCGTTGCGGGGTTGGGCTGCCTCGCCAGATGTTCTGTTGCGCCTGCATACCCACATCATGGCCACGCGGCCCCGTGTGGTGGTGGAATTCGGCAGTGGGGCGTCCACGCTGGTAATTGCTGATGCCTTGCGTCAGAACGGCACCGGCAAGCTGATCTCTATGGAACATAGCGATTACTACGGTGCGCAAACGCTGGAGACGCTCGAAGCCGAACAGCTTCAGGGCTGGGTGGATCTGCGTGTCGGCGATCTGGAACCTTGGGAAGGCGAACACCTGAACCCCGATAGTGCTGAAAAGCCTTCCCGTTGGTATACGAAATCGCTATTGGACGACATTGAACAGGTTGATTTGCTTTGGGTAGATGGCCCGCCTGGCGCGACTTGCTTGTTTAGCCGCTACCCCGCATTGCCTGCTCTGGCCGACAAACTCTCGCCCCACGCTGAGGTGTGGCTAGACGACACCATCCGCCAGGAAGAGCAGGATATTTGCGAGCGCTGGGCAAAAGATGGTGGCTTTGTGTTGAGCTATTATCCGTTGGAAAAGGGGCTAGGAAGGCTTATCCGTAAAGGTTCAGAAACCAATGCTGTCTCTGAACCGGCTTCCCCGGATGACTTGTTTGATTTCTCGATAAGTGACGATCAGCAGGGCTGA
- a CDS encoding glycosyltransferase — protein MTSSNPLTVNRHTMTTTIVKWANSAFKKGEYLEAEELYKQAAERYGSRLFETNLALCKKSLDKNSIEKKYEPSRLDAAFSKSNIISSSPILHSELVSIIIPSYNNEKWIKKSIHAALSQIAVNIEIIVVDDASSDDSVKIARDVSEKFTNVRIISLLKNFGCYYARNIGVLHAKGHYISILDSDDIISPKKTLLQLSEIKKNNLAVGCLGRIRRWNNDYTKPLNEIKHGENSLLWKRSIIEEIGYYDTVRFGGDSEFRLRIQRQFGIESIVKLPDEIYYLRTVENSLTTSKESFAYQMQDGALQQKLSSSRIEYSENFSSWQKSNKPTPGQNKCSMHISFPLLSRPFSLGASAQNASPSLGQKRIGAMASFPSREGALKESVKSVIHQVDYLIIYLNNYLKTPDFLQHEKIKVIKSQDAAGDLRDNGKFFDLPKGEDAYVFTFDDDLIYPENYASKMIHYIELFGRSCVVGLHGVIFPEENFTRLKEREVFHFASKQIGTFVDLLGTGTTAWHSSALKPTIDCFNTKGVCDLWFSKHAAEKNIPLFSIPREKNWLKEYKQFEDSLWKEAYKEPQEYFRVYNDFIKSNLSSGKIRKNAERHLITCHSLIALEAAGIKLLSKEAQSIQQGRALRKKFKSVTSSIKASKDQDIISFHIIINGWNCAESVDNCLRSLAEQKMGPYSFKVTLIDDGSNDETLSKLNSNRFFPDAQIIKIEENSGPAFARHQGIMEVSEPETVIVLVDMDDALLEDALLEVSMRYLSNKNCLMTIGNWIDQNEIINPQSFYTAEQINERTFRDVELFNATHLRTFKRILYDKITEKDLKDNNEKWFSVCTDVALLYPLMDQCWSSQIEFIEKPIYRYIRQHATGTLARFGKPFKIEMLKQIKKKPKKLKLNAG, from the coding sequence TTAAAAAAGGTGAATACCTAGAAGCTGAAGAATTGTATAAACAAGCAGCCGAAAGGTATGGGTCTAGACTTTTTGAAACTAACTTAGCTCTCTGCAAGAAATCATTAGATAAAAACAGCATAGAAAAAAAATATGAACCATCACGCTTAGACGCTGCATTCTCAAAAAGCAACATAATTTCCAGCTCTCCAATATTACATAGTGAACTTGTATCAATCATCATACCTAGCTACAATAATGAAAAATGGATTAAAAAATCAATTCATGCTGCGCTGTCTCAAATAGCGGTAAACATTGAAATTATAGTTGTCGACGACGCATCCTCAGATGACTCAGTCAAAATAGCTAGAGACGTATCGGAGAAATTCACTAATGTAAGAATTATTTCTCTACTTAAAAACTTTGGATGCTATTACGCTAGAAACATCGGTGTTTTACACGCTAAAGGGCATTACATAAGCATACTAGACAGTGATGATATAATATCGCCTAAAAAAACTCTGCTTCAGCTAAGTGAAATAAAAAAAAATAATCTTGCTGTTGGTTGCTTAGGAAGAATAAGACGATGGAATAATGACTATACAAAGCCATTAAATGAAATCAAGCATGGTGAAAATAGCCTCCTTTGGAAAAGATCAATAATAGAAGAGATAGGTTATTATGACACAGTTCGATTTGGAGGGGATTCAGAGTTCAGGTTGAGAATACAGCGCCAATTTGGAATTGAGTCTATAGTAAAGCTACCTGACGAAATTTACTATCTGAGAACGGTAGAGAATTCATTAACAACCTCAAAAGAAAGCTTTGCATATCAGATGCAAGATGGTGCTTTACAACAAAAATTATCAAGTTCACGAATTGAATACTCAGAAAATTTCAGTTCATGGCAAAAAAGTAACAAGCCTACTCCGGGCCAAAATAAATGTTCTATGCATATATCTTTTCCTCTACTCTCTCGACCATTTTCTTTAGGGGCATCTGCGCAAAATGCATCACCTTCATTAGGGCAAAAGCGCATTGGAGCGATGGCAAGTTTCCCATCACGAGAGGGGGCATTGAAAGAGTCAGTCAAAAGCGTTATTCACCAAGTAGACTATTTAATAATTTACCTAAATAATTATTTAAAGACACCTGATTTTTTACAGCATGAAAAAATTAAGGTTATTAAAAGCCAAGATGCTGCAGGTGACTTACGTGACAACGGGAAATTTTTCGACCTACCCAAAGGCGAAGACGCTTATGTATTCACCTTTGATGACGACTTGATATACCCAGAAAATTATGCTTCCAAAATGATTCATTATATTGAACTATTTGGAAGATCTTGTGTTGTAGGCTTGCACGGTGTAATCTTCCCTGAAGAAAACTTCACAAGACTCAAAGAAAGAGAAGTATTTCATTTTGCATCAAAACAAATTGGTACTTTTGTTGATCTTTTAGGTACAGGAACAACCGCATGGCATAGCTCAGCGTTAAAGCCGACTATTGATTGCTTTAACACTAAAGGGGTTTGTGATTTATGGTTTTCTAAACATGCCGCAGAAAAAAACATTCCTTTATTCTCAATTCCTAGAGAAAAAAATTGGCTTAAAGAATACAAACAGTTTGAAGATAGCTTATGGAAAGAAGCATATAAAGAGCCCCAGGAATACTTCAGAGTATATAACGACTTTATTAAGAGTAATTTAAGTAGCGGAAAAATAAGGAAAAATGCAGAGCGCCACCTAATTACATGCCACTCTTTAATTGCTCTTGAAGCAGCTGGTATAAAATTACTATCAAAAGAGGCGCAGAGTATTCAGCAAGGCCGTGCTCTAAGAAAAAAATTCAAGTCCGTTACTTCATCAATTAAAGCCAGTAAAGACCAAGATATTATAAGTTTCCATATAATAATTAATGGCTGGAATTGTGCCGAAAGCGTAGACAACTGCTTAAGGTCATTAGCTGAACAAAAAATGGGCCCTTATAGTTTTAAAGTAACTTTAATCGATGACGGATCTAATGACGAAACTTTGTCTAAATTAAATTCAAATCGTTTTTTCCCTGATGCGCAAATCATTAAAATTGAGGAAAATAGCGGGCCTGCATTCGCGAGACATCAGGGCATAATGGAAGTAAGTGAGCCGGAAACGGTTATCGTATTAGTGGACATGGATGATGCTCTACTTGAGGATGCATTACTTGAAGTTTCAATGCGCTATTTAAGTAATAAAAATTGCTTAATGACCATTGGAAATTGGATTGATCAAAATGAAATAATTAATCCACAAAGTTTTTATACTGCTGAACAAATTAATGAAAGAACTTTTAGAGACGTTGAGCTTTTCAATGCCACTCACTTAAGAACGTTTAAGAGAATATTGTACGATAAAATAACTGAAAAAGACCTTAAAGATAACAACGAAAAATGGTTTTCAGTGTGTACAGATGTGGCGCTTCTCTACCCTTTAATGGATCAATGTTGGTCAAGTCAAATTGAATTTATAGAAAAACCTATTTATCGCTATATTCGCCAGCATGCGACCGGAACACTAGCTCGCTTTGGTAAGCCCTTTAAAATAGAAATGTTAAAGCAAATTAAAAAAAAACCAAAAAAATTAAAATTAAATGCTGGATAA